A region of Ochrobactrum quorumnocens DNA encodes the following proteins:
- the alr gene encoding alanine racemase → MTDMSMHFSQTERDLAAGGVLTIDLAALRHNYSTIAKRIAPTRAAAVVKADAYGLGADRVAPAFYDAGCRDFFVAHLGEAITLRPFLNPDATLYVLNGLQPGTEAACARENILPVLNSLEQIENWSALAASLNEKLPALLQIDTGMSRLGLSAKELDQLVDDQHLLDHIDVKFVISHLASGDEPENPANARQLAAMNTALARLPKLPVAFSNSGGCFLDNTYHYNLARPGVALYGVGPERGENPMKPVLELSARVIQVRDIDKGAAVGYGGTFVASKPTRIATIAVGYADGWFRALSNKGSAFYGDTRLPIVGRVSMDSITLDVTALPEDTLKLGSLVELVGPHQRLEDVARDCDTIPYEILTSLGHRYTRVYVDSETGTHA, encoded by the coding sequence ATGACCGATATGTCGATGCATTTTTCTCAAACGGAACGAGACCTCGCCGCAGGCGGTGTTCTCACCATCGACTTGGCAGCCCTGCGTCACAATTACTCGACGATTGCAAAGCGCATCGCGCCAACCCGCGCAGCTGCTGTTGTCAAAGCTGACGCTTATGGCTTGGGCGCCGACCGCGTAGCGCCAGCTTTCTATGACGCAGGCTGCCGCGATTTCTTCGTCGCCCATCTTGGCGAAGCAATTACGCTGCGCCCTTTTCTCAATCCTGATGCGACGCTTTATGTGTTGAATGGCCTTCAGCCCGGCACGGAAGCTGCCTGCGCACGTGAGAACATCCTGCCTGTTCTCAACTCACTGGAGCAGATTGAAAACTGGTCGGCACTTGCCGCAAGCCTGAACGAAAAACTGCCCGCTCTGCTGCAAATCGATACCGGCATGTCGCGCCTTGGTCTGTCAGCCAAAGAACTTGATCAACTGGTCGATGACCAGCATCTGCTTGACCATATCGATGTAAAATTCGTCATCAGCCATCTTGCAAGCGGCGATGAACCGGAAAACCCGGCAAATGCCCGCCAGCTTGCGGCCATGAATACAGCTCTCGCACGTTTGCCAAAACTGCCTGTGGCCTTTTCAAATTCCGGCGGCTGTTTCCTTGACAACACCTATCACTACAATCTCGCCCGTCCCGGCGTAGCCCTCTATGGCGTCGGTCCTGAAAGGGGCGAGAATCCTATGAAGCCGGTCCTTGAGCTATCAGCGCGTGTTATCCAGGTGCGTGACATCGATAAGGGTGCGGCAGTCGGTTACGGCGGCACATTCGTAGCAAGCAAGCCTACGCGGATTGCAACCATTGCGGTCGGTTATGCCGATGGTTGGTTCCGCGCTTTGAGCAATAAAGGCTCGGCTTTCTATGGCGACACGCGCCTGCCGATTGTTGGTCGTGTTTCGATGGATTCGATCACGCTCGATGTAACAGCACTTCCAGAAGACACGCTCAAGCTCGGCAGTCTGGTCGAACTCGTCGGACCACATCAGCGGCTCGAAGATGTAGCGCGGGATTGTGACACCATTCCTTATGAAATCCTGACTTCGTTAGGCCACCGCTATACCCGCGTTTACGTCGATAGCGAAACTGGCACACACGCATAA